In one window of Buchnera aphidicola (Rhopalosiphum maidis) DNA:
- a CDS encoding flagellar hook-length control protein FliK: MFKYLDNIVLKGKLSDNQDYSLTSSDFSSRYNFNEFKKFFINKELEFDNISTKEKKEDYENIVSINFIIANLINILNKKETMLNHNIQKNYKCKIIQKKNTDENFKLKKHKKLNLEKENNLKKNKKYKKFLVHSTFNKSIEIKNQTNEFKQTNIFNNFKKKYFFGKNRYLNTKYNQNTVPDSKILTSFRNGKNNNKSNLFFFKNINKSNNITTHEISTFKDSKNKKNLKLETNSLEFLSSKKNDKWKKAINHQVLLSISNKENKAEISFKPEYLGSIHIKIKMKNDQATLNFTSDHNEVKNFLKNCIPFLQDALIENGIQLEKINIDNFSFSKKKIFKKNKSTSKNGFFNEYKLKEISNFQKDYMKLIQYKLIDMFV, encoded by the coding sequence ATGTTTAAATATCTTGATAATATAGTTTTAAAAGGAAAATTATCAGATAATCAAGATTATAGTTTAACTTCTTCGGATTTTTCGTCTAGATATAATTTTAATGAGTTTAAAAAATTTTTTATTAATAAAGAACTTGAGTTCGATAATATTTCTACAAAAGAAAAAAAAGAAGACTATGAAAACATAGTATCTATTAATTTTATCATTGCTAATTTAATAAATATTTTAAATAAAAAAGAAACGATGTTAAATCATAATATTCAAAAAAATTATAAATGCAAAATTATTCAAAAAAAGAATACAGATGAAAACTTTAAATTAAAAAAACATAAAAAATTAAATTTAGAAAAAGAAAACAATCTAAAAAAAAACAAAAAATATAAAAAATTTCTAGTTCATTCAACATTTAACAAATCAATAGAAATTAAAAATCAAACAAATGAGTTTAAACAAACTAATATATTTAATAATTTTAAAAAGAAATATTTTTTTGGAAAAAATAGATATCTTAATACCAAATATAATCAAAATACTGTTCCAGATAGTAAAATATTAACATCTTTTAGAAATGGTAAAAATAATAATAAATCTAACTTATTTTTTTTTAAAAATATAAATAAATCAAATAATATAACGACTCATGAAATCAGTACTTTTAAGGATAGTAAAAATAAAAAAAATCTTAAATTAGAGACTAATTCTCTAGAATTTCTGAGTTCAAAAAAAAATGATAAGTGGAAAAAGGCAATTAATCATCAAGTATTGCTTTCTATATCAAATAAAGAAAATAAAGCAGAAATATCTTTTAAACCAGAATATCTTGGTTCTATACATATAAAAATTAAAATGAAAAATGATCAAGCAACATTAAATTTTACTTCTGATCACAATGAAGTAAAAAATTTTTTAAAAAATTGTATTCCATTTTTACAAGATGCGCTAATTGAAAATGGTATCCAATTAGAAAAAATTAATATTGACAACTTTTCTTTTTCAAAGAAAAAAATTTTTAAAAAAAATAAAAGTACTTCAAAAAATGGTTTTTTTAATGAATATAAATTAAAAGAAATATCTAATTTTCAAAAAGATTATATGAAATTAATTCAATATAAATTGATTGATATGTTTGTTTAA
- the fliP gene encoding flagellar type III secretion system pore protein FliP (The bacterial flagellar biogenesis protein FliP forms a type III secretion system (T3SS)-type pore required for flagellar assembly.): protein MFYRIIPFFFLFLFCPLVYADIPGPTSHILSDGGQTWSLPVQTLIFLTSLTFLPAFLLMMTSFTRIIIVFGLLRNALGTPYAPPNQILLGLALFLTFFIMSPTFDKVYKEAYLPFTQEKINMDEAIIKGSIPLKKFMLNQTHTSDLELFSKLAHISSYKNKEEIPMRILLPAFVTSELKTAFQIGFTIFIPFLIIDLVVASVLMALGMMMVPPSTISLPFKLMLFVLVDGWQLLVTSLSQSFKI, encoded by the coding sequence ATGTTTTATCGAATTATTCCATTTTTTTTCTTATTTTTGTTTTGTCCATTAGTTTATGCTGATATTCCTGGACCAACAAGTCACATTTTAAGTGATGGAGGTCAAACTTGGTCTTTGCCAGTACAAACCTTAATTTTTTTGACTTCACTAACTTTTCTTCCCGCTTTTCTTTTAATGATGACAAGTTTTACGAGGATTATTATTGTTTTTGGCTTATTGAGAAATGCTTTAGGAACGCCATATGCACCTCCAAATCAAATATTACTTGGTTTAGCTCTTTTTTTAACTTTTTTTATTATGTCTCCTACTTTTGATAAGGTTTACAAAGAAGCGTATCTTCCTTTTACTCAAGAAAAAATTAATATGGATGAAGCTATCATTAAAGGTTCAATTCCATTAAAAAAATTTATGTTAAATCAAACACATACTTCTGATTTAGAGTTGTTTTCTAAATTAGCACATATTTCTTCTTATAAAAATAAAGAAGAAATACCCATGCGTATTTTATTACCTGCATTTGTTACTAGTGAATTAAAAACAGCTTTTCAAATTGGTTTTACTATTTTTATACCTTTTTTAATTATTGACTTAGTTGTTGCTAGTGTTTTAATGGCTTTAGGTATGATGATGGTTCCTCCATCAACAATATCTTTACCTTTTAAATTAATGCTATTTGTATTAGTAGACGGATGGCAATTATTGGTGACTTCTTTATCACAGAGTTTCAAGATTTAA
- the rpmG gene encoding 50S ribosomal protein L33, with amino-acid sequence MAKKSREKIKMISSAGTGHYYTTTKNKRNTPDKLKLKKYDPVIRKHVLYNEGKIK; translated from the coding sequence ATGGCTAAAAAAAGTCGAGAAAAAATTAAAATGATTTCTTCTGCAGGAACAGGTCACTATTATACTACTACAAAAAACAAAAGAAACACTCCAGATAAATTAAAATTAAAAAAATACGATCCTGTTATTCGCAAACATGTACTATATAATGAGGGAAAAATTAAATAA
- the fliN gene encoding flagellar motor switch protein FliN → MNKIQKKDDFKKFDNDNLQKNNNKNVNKELINERKKEKNLSTSNNKLSDEKNILFDIPVNISVELGKSKVKIRDLLNFSKGSMLFLTRKKEDPLKIFANNKLIALGEIVFSDNKYGIRIITINNSLNCINTAV, encoded by the coding sequence ATGAATAAAATACAAAAAAAAGATGATTTCAAAAAATTTGATAATGATAATCTTCAAAAGAATAATAATAAAAATGTTAATAAAGAATTAATCAATGAAAGAAAAAAAGAAAAAAATTTAAGTACTTCTAACAATAAATTATCAGATGAGAAAAACATACTTTTTGATATACCAGTTAATATAAGTGTAGAATTAGGAAAATCAAAAGTAAAAATAAGAGATTTACTAAATTTTTCAAAGGGAAGTATGTTATTCTTAACAAGAAAAAAAGAAGATCCTTTAAAAATTTTTGCGAATAATAAATTGATTGCTTTAGGCGAAATTGTATTTTCAGATAATAAATATGGAATTCGTATTATTACTATAAATAATTCTTTAAATTGTATTAATACAGCAGTTTAA
- the fliQ gene encoding flagellar biosynthesis protein FliQ encodes MTPEYVMGLFHSAMKVTLMLASPLLLSSLVSGLIISILQAATQVNEQTLSFIPKIISILLVITILGPWMLGVMLDYMHNLFYSIPSIIIR; translated from the coding sequence ATGACACCAGAATATGTAATGGGACTATTTCATAGCGCTATGAAAGTTACATTAATGCTTGCATCTCCTTTATTATTATCTTCTTTAGTTAGTGGATTAATTATTAGTATATTACAAGCAGCTACTCAAGTGAATGAACAAACTCTTTCTTTTATTCCTAAAATAATTTCTATCTTACTTGTAATAACTATACTTGGTCCTTGGATGTTAGGTGTTATGTTAGATTATATGCATAACTTATTTTACAGTATACCATCAATTATTATAAGATAA
- a CDS encoding flagellar assembly protein FliH — protein MSNLDIKKNWEKWYPEEIFLKNAKNNNIYYWNLYKLTEKDFFTDVKNKINLNKSNKKNELKNASCNEEACNLDFQDSIKKKEENNVLFNRNLDKFLSNFDACISLFEKMLFTRLLKTVLIISSYIIGKNIKFDESILLKNIKEIVKNDSFFLKKKQLIVHPNNKKILEKTVKNSIHKDKWELCYDSNIDINGCKIRSENGDIDNTIDARWKALCRLISEEY, from the coding sequence ATGTCTAATCTAGATATAAAAAAAAATTGGGAAAAATGGTATCCAGAAGAAATATTTTTAAAAAATGCGAAAAATAATAACATTTATTATTGGAATTTGTATAAATTAACAGAAAAAGATTTTTTTACTGATGTTAAAAATAAAATAAATCTTAATAAATCAAACAAAAAAAATGAATTAAAAAACGCTTCTTGTAATGAAGAAGCATGTAACTTGGATTTTCAGGATAGTATAAAAAAGAAAGAAGAAAATAATGTTTTATTTAATCGTAATTTAGATAAATTTTTATCAAATTTTGATGCTTGTATTTCTTTGTTTGAAAAAATGTTATTTACACGTTTATTAAAAACAGTTTTAATAATTTCTTCTTATATAATTGGAAAAAATATCAAATTTGATGAATCAATTTTATTAAAGAATATAAAAGAAATAGTTAAAAATGATAGTTTTTTTTTGAAAAAAAAACAGCTTATTGTTCATCCTAATAATAAAAAAATTTTAGAAAAAACGGTAAAAAATTCTATTCATAAAGATAAATGGGAATTATGTTATGATAGTAATATAGATATTAATGGCTGTAAAATTCGGTCAGAAAATGGTGATATAGACAATACTATTGACGCTAGATGGAAAGCATTATGTCGTCTTATTTCAGAGGAATATTAA
- the fliR gene encoding flagellar biosynthetic protein FliR, whose protein sequence is MLTFNSLELAVLISNFFWPLVRILAFFSTAPIFNNQNVNKKIKIILSILISFLIEPFLPKVQIELFSIMGLFLLFQQILIGIVLGLTCQFLFAVFNLSGEIISLQMGLSFANFFNANRYIGTSIISRWLNVLTLFFFLTLNTHLYLIFMLIDSFYRIPIDVNFLNSNIFFILLNFSSNIFLNGVMFVLPIMIFLLLSTLIMGILNRLSPQLSIFSIGFPLNLLIGMLILYYLMSISFPFFKNLLNQLISFMSYMF, encoded by the coding sequence ATGTTAACGTTTAATAGTTTGGAATTAGCAGTCTTAATTAGTAATTTTTTTTGGCCTTTGGTTCGAATTTTAGCATTTTTTTCAACTGCACCTATTTTTAATAATCAAAATGTGAATAAAAAAATTAAAATAATCCTATCTATTTTAATTTCTTTTTTAATAGAACCTTTTTTACCTAAAGTTCAGATAGAATTATTTTCTATAATGGGTTTATTTTTATTGTTTCAGCAAATTTTAATTGGTATAGTTTTAGGATTAACTTGTCAATTTTTATTTGCTGTATTTAACTTATCTGGAGAAATCATAAGTTTACAGATGGGTTTGTCTTTTGCAAATTTTTTTAATGCAAATCGATACATAGGTACTTCTATAATATCGCGTTGGTTAAATGTTTTAACTTTATTTTTCTTTTTAACACTTAATACTCATCTTTATTTAATTTTTATGTTAATAGATAGTTTTTATAGAATACCAATTGATGTTAATTTTTTAAATTCTAATATTTTTTTTATTTTATTAAATTTTTCTAGTAATATTTTTTTAAATGGTGTTATGTTTGTTTTGCCAATTATGATTTTTTTATTGTTATCTACTTTAATAATGGGCATTTTAAATCGTTTATCTCCTCAACTTTCTATTTTTTCTATTGGTTTTCCATTAAATTTATTGATCGGAATGTTAATTTTATATTATTTAATGTCTATATCTTTTCCTTTCTTTAAAAATTTACTTAATCAATTAATTTCATTTATGTCTTATATGTTTTGA
- a CDS encoding flagellar export protein FliJ: MKYKKNLFSVLENIEKKNIEKDTINIKNLYLQKEKYLKQLTLLTDYRNEYLKKLKTKIESGICLYQWINYNNFIFILHCLIKDNETKIKKNKKIIEENLKKWSKHQIKLKTWNYLYKKQKKAAIKQNLLVEDIIFDEFYQLKNFEKGRYYNV, translated from the coding sequence ATGAAATATAAAAAAAATTTATTCTCTGTTTTAGAGAACATAGAAAAAAAAAATATAGAAAAAGATACAATAAATATTAAGAATTTATATCTTCAAAAAGAAAAATATCTTAAACAATTAACTTTATTGACAGATTATCGAAATGAGTATTTAAAAAAATTAAAAACTAAAATAGAATCAGGAATATGTTTATATCAATGGATAAATTATAATAATTTTATTTTTATTTTGCATTGTCTTATTAAAGATAATGAGACAAAGATTAAAAAAAATAAAAAAATTATTGAAGAAAATTTAAAAAAATGGTCTAAACATCAAATAAAACTAAAAACTTGGAATTATCTCTATAAAAAACAAAAGAAAGCAGCGATAAAACAAAATTTATTAGTGGAAGATATAATTTTTGATGAATTCTATCAATTAAAAAATTTTGAAAAAGGAAGATATTATAATGTTTAA
- a CDS encoding FliI/YscN family ATPase: MESIMSSYFRGILMKLRFSELSNNISSFEKKINNLSHVFFYGRLISINGLVLEVTGLKAPIGSQCCVERIIDGNILNIHAEVVGFKKENTLLFSFEETYGIFPGARVFLTSSQNNTHSTERKIPLGIELLGRVLDSKGTPLDGLPKLNPKCFTFLKNNTINPLNRKPITKVLDTGIRAINALLTIGQGQRIGIFSSSGIGKSILLGMMAKYTEADVVVIGLIGERGREVKDFIENILGANGLSRSVVIAAPADVSPLLQIEAASYATSIAEYFCKENKNVLLIVDSLTRYAMAQRLVSLSLGELPVSKGYPSSVFSKIPILIERTGNINNYGSITSFYTVLTESEEDLQDPISHLCRSILDGHIMLSRYYAELGHYPAIDIETSISRVMPNIISNKQYDQACYFKKLIASYQRNRDLINIGAYLKGTDPVLDYAIKIWSVLEKFLQQKQSEKSNYLSSCKELNQIFI, encoded by the coding sequence ATGGAAAGCATTATGTCGTCTTATTTCAGAGGAATATTAATGAAATTAAGATTTTCTGAATTATCAAACAATATTTCTTCTTTTGAAAAGAAAATTAACAATCTTTCTCATGTGTTTTTTTATGGTCGTCTTATCAGTATTAATGGTTTAGTTTTAGAAGTAACTGGTCTAAAAGCACCAATTGGATCTCAATGTTGTGTAGAGAGAATAATAGATGGTAATATTTTAAATATTCATGCTGAAGTAGTCGGTTTTAAAAAAGAAAACACACTATTGTTTTCTTTTGAAGAAACATACGGTATTTTCCCTGGAGCACGAGTATTTTTAACATCTTCTCAAAATAATACGCATTCTACTGAAAGAAAAATTCCATTAGGAATAGAATTGTTAGGCAGAGTACTTGATAGTAAAGGTACACCTTTAGATGGACTTCCCAAATTAAATCCCAAATGTTTTACTTTTCTGAAAAATAACACTATTAATCCATTAAATAGAAAACCTATTACTAAAGTTTTAGATACTGGAATACGTGCTATAAATGCTCTTCTAACTATAGGACAAGGTCAAAGAATAGGAATTTTTTCTAGTTCAGGTATTGGAAAAAGTATTCTCTTAGGTATGATGGCAAAATATACAGAAGCGGATGTAGTTGTTATTGGTTTAATTGGAGAACGAGGACGAGAAGTAAAAGATTTTATAGAAAATATATTAGGTGCAAACGGACTTTCTCGATCTGTAGTAATTGCGGCTCCTGCTGACGTATCTCCTTTATTACAGATAGAAGCAGCATCATATGCTACCAGCATAGCTGAGTATTTTTGTAAAGAAAATAAAAATGTTTTATTAATTGTGGATTCATTAACTCGTTATGCAATGGCACAAAGATTAGTTTCGTTATCTTTGGGAGAATTACCTGTATCTAAAGGATATCCATCTTCTGTTTTTTCAAAAATTCCTATTTTAATAGAACGTACAGGTAATATAAATAATTATGGTTCTATTACCTCATTTTATACAGTATTAACTGAAAGTGAAGAAGATCTTCAGGATCCAATTTCTCATCTTTGTCGTTCTATATTAGATGGACATATCATGTTATCTCGATATTATGCTGAATTAGGGCATTATCCAGCCATTGATATTGAAACTTCTATTAGTCGTGTAATGCCTAATATTATTAGCAATAAACAATACGATCAAGCTTGTTACTTTAAAAAACTAATTGCTTCTTATCAAAGAAATAGAGATTTGATAAACATTGGCGCTTATTTAAAAGGTACTGATCCAGTTTTAGATTATGCTATTAAAATATGGTCCGTCTTGGAAAAATTTTTACAGCAAAAACAATCAGAAAAAAGCAATTATTTATCTTCTTGTAAAGAATTAAATCAAATATTTATTTAA
- a CDS encoding FliM/FliN family flagellar motor switch protein, translating into MGKSTNLDNKCKIIHRKEQNLDKFLAQNEMTKLEKINEKFVKEIIIIFSSFIKSEIKLNFYTIKMNSYTNNDKNFKYLYSNSIKIKPLEKTSFIFFSPNLLSVFIDFLFGGNGISTNRNNIKNEITYTEDFINKKIVEFIINAYCKSCKDFLYIDIKFLNFNVIDLNKHCFDTNKFFITNYFNFNLNGIEIFLSILVPLSIIKQENKKIINSLNTNIPSQDTILKENVFIQNSYDIKLNVTVELIISSISKNKFNNLREGDVLTIENPEKVIAYIEKKPIFLGKHKVFNEKSIIFLEKFVHQILKKK; encoded by the coding sequence ATGGGCAAAAGTACTAATTTAGATAATAAATGTAAAATAATTCACAGAAAAGAACAAAACTTAGACAAGTTTTTAGCTCAAAATGAAATGACAAAATTAGAAAAAATTAATGAGAAATTTGTAAAAGAAATAATAATAATTTTTTCTAGTTTTATTAAAAGTGAAATCAAATTAAATTTTTATACTATAAAGATGAATAGTTATACAAATAATGATAAAAATTTTAAGTATTTGTATTCTAATTCCATAAAAATAAAACCTTTAGAAAAAACGTCTTTTATATTTTTCTCTCCTAATTTGTTGTCTGTTTTTATAGATTTTTTATTTGGAGGAAATGGTATTTCTACAAATAGAAATAATATAAAAAACGAAATTACCTATACAGAAGATTTTATTAATAAAAAAATAGTAGAATTTATCATAAATGCTTATTGTAAATCTTGTAAAGACTTTTTGTATATAGATATAAAGTTTCTTAATTTTAACGTTATTGACTTAAATAAGCATTGTTTTGATACAAATAAATTTTTCATAACTAATTATTTTAATTTCAATTTAAATGGTATCGAGATCTTTTTAAGTATTTTAGTTCCTCTTTCAATAATAAAACAAGAAAATAAAAAAATAATTAATTCATTAAATACAAATATACCTTCACAAGATACAATTTTAAAAGAAAATGTTTTTATTCAAAATTCATATGATATTAAATTAAATGTCACTGTGGAATTAATTATATCTTCTATTTCTAAAAATAAATTTAATAATTTACGTGAAGGAGATGTTCTTACAATTGAAAATCCTGAAAAAGTTATAGCATATATAGAAAAAAAACCTATTTTTTTAGGAAAACATAAAGTTTTTAATGAAAAATCTATTATTTTTTTAGAAAAATTTGTTCATCAAATCTTAAAAAAAAAATAA